A part of Propioniciclava coleopterorum genomic DNA contains:
- the pdxY gene encoding pyridoxal kinase PdxY, with translation MTTILSIQSSVAYGHVGNSAATFPLMRLGFEVWPVLTVHFSNNTSYPGKRGPLLAPSDVADVVQGIDELGVLPEVDAVLTGYQGAPAMGAEILKIVGLVKERNPRAVWCCDPVMGDVGRGMYVLPGIPEFMRDHVVPAADILTPNHYELDFLTGRETETVEDVLAAADALRAQGPRVVLVTSVVAKGAAPDTVMMVAVDQDGAWGVTTPMLERSFTGSGDLTASIFLASLLGGASLADAVGRTADVVYSVLEKTTRLDRRELALVPAQDDLVSPTHSFEVERLR, from the coding sequence GTGACGACGATTCTTTCGATCCAGTCCTCGGTGGCCTACGGCCACGTCGGAAACAGCGCGGCGACGTTCCCGCTGATGCGGCTCGGTTTCGAGGTGTGGCCGGTGCTGACGGTGCACTTCTCGAACAACACGTCCTACCCGGGCAAGCGCGGCCCGCTGCTGGCGCCCTCCGACGTCGCCGACGTCGTGCAGGGCATCGACGAGTTGGGGGTGCTGCCCGAGGTGGACGCCGTCCTGACCGGGTACCAGGGCGCGCCGGCGATGGGGGCGGAGATCCTCAAGATCGTCGGGCTGGTCAAGGAGCGCAACCCGCGCGCGGTGTGGTGCTGCGATCCCGTGATGGGCGACGTGGGGCGGGGCATGTACGTGCTGCCGGGCATCCCCGAGTTCATGCGCGACCATGTGGTGCCGGCCGCCGACATCCTCACGCCGAACCACTACGAACTCGACTTCCTCACGGGGCGGGAGACCGAGACGGTCGAGGACGTGCTCGCCGCGGCGGACGCGCTGCGCGCCCAGGGGCCCCGGGTCGTGCTGGTGACCTCGGTGGTCGCCAAGGGCGCCGCACCGGACACCGTGATGATGGTGGCCGTGGACCAGGACGGTGCCTGGGGCGTCACCACCCCGATGCTCGAGCGCTCGTTCACCGGTTCCGGCGACCTCACCGCGAGCATCTTCCTCGCATCGCTGCTGGGGGGCGCCTCGCTCGCCGACGCCGTGGGCCGCACCGCCGACGTCGTCTACTCGGTGCTGGAGAAGACCACCCGGCTCGACCGTCGCGAGCTCGCGCTCGTACCGGCGCAGGACGACCTGGTCTCCCCGACGCACAGCTTCGAGGTCGAACGGCTGCGCTGA
- a CDS encoding glycerophosphodiester phosphodiesterase family protein, producing the protein MRADAYEYFAPPFAALAHRGGFSPDAPPEVENSLRGFAAAVALGFGYLETDVHTTADGVLVAFHDDRLDRVTDAAGAIADLPWSEVARARIGGSEPIPRFVDLLDALPGARFNVDLKHPSAVEPLADLLGRRDGERVCVSSFTTASVRRFRALTGGRIATGASPKEVAGFAVPGLRRVWPLAGQAFQMPTHEPRTGVPLLTRGFLAAAHARGARVHVWTINDRPEMERLLDLGVDGIVSDDLLTLKDVLIDRGLWEGDR; encoded by the coding sequence ATGCGCGCCGACGCCTACGAGTACTTCGCCCCGCCGTTCGCGGCCCTGGCGCACCGCGGCGGGTTCTCCCCCGACGCCCCACCCGAGGTCGAGAACAGCCTGCGCGGGTTCGCCGCTGCCGTCGCGCTGGGCTTCGGGTACCTCGAGACCGACGTGCACACCACCGCCGACGGCGTCCTGGTGGCCTTCCACGACGACCGCCTCGACCGGGTGACGGACGCCGCGGGCGCGATCGCCGACCTGCCCTGGTCGGAGGTCGCCCGCGCCCGGATCGGCGGCAGCGAGCCGATCCCCCGCTTCGTCGACCTGCTCGACGCCCTGCCCGGCGCCCGGTTCAACGTCGACCTCAAGCATCCGAGCGCCGTCGAACCCCTCGCCGACCTGCTGGGCCGCCGCGACGGCGAGCGCGTCTGCGTGTCGAGCTTCACCACCGCCAGCGTCCGCCGGTTCCGGGCGCTCACCGGCGGGCGGATCGCGACGGGCGCGTCCCCGAAGGAGGTGGCCGGCTTCGCCGTGCCGGGGCTGCGGCGGGTGTGGCCGCTGGCCGGGCAGGCGTTCCAGATGCCCACCCACGAGCCGCGCACCGGCGTCCCGCTGCTGACCCGCGGGTTCCTGGCGGCGGCGCACGCCCGCGGCGCCCGCGTCCACGTGTGGACCATCAACGACCGCCCCGAGATGGAGCGGCTGCTCGACCTCGGCGTGGACGGTATCGTCTCCGACGACCTCCTGACCCTGAAGGACGTCCTGATCGACCGTGGCCTGTGGGAAGGGGACCGATGA
- a CDS encoding MFS transporter has protein sequence MSEHATTALEASLPVPRRKVWAWAMWDWGTQPLNTVIITFVFSVYITSKAFGPENTTSIALSVSNAVGGLIVALIAPVLGQASDRSGNTVRNLRWQTWAIAALAACLFFVAPAPAYLWLGLGILAAASIVGEIANVNYYSLLDDVATKRDVGRVSGFGWGMGYLGGIVALMALYFGFIQPEVGLFGVTDAGGMDIRVSMLFCAVWIALFTIPTFVALRDKPKQAAPRVGVVASYRLLFASLRRLWGTSRNTVRFLIASALFRDGLAGVFAFGAVLAATTFGFSAGQVIIFGAVANVVAGVSTIAFGYLDDRIGPKRVIMISLVALCVFGVGVFALHDRGQIVFWTLGLAMCAFVGPAQSASRSFLARLIPEGRSGEIFGLYATTGRAISFLSPALFGLAIFLGSLATGSDNTQYFGILGIVVVLIAGLVMMLRVSDPAADETL, from the coding sequence ATGAGCGAGCACGCGACGACGGCGCTGGAGGCGTCCCTGCCGGTCCCCCGGCGCAAGGTGTGGGCCTGGGCGATGTGGGACTGGGGCACCCAGCCGCTGAACACCGTCATCATCACCTTCGTCTTCTCGGTCTACATCACGAGCAAGGCGTTCGGCCCGGAGAACACGACCTCGATCGCGCTGTCGGTGTCCAACGCCGTGGGCGGCCTGATCGTCGCGCTGATCGCCCCGGTGCTGGGGCAGGCCTCGGACCGCTCGGGCAACACCGTGCGGAACCTGCGGTGGCAGACCTGGGCGATCGCCGCCCTGGCCGCCTGCCTGTTCTTCGTGGCGCCCGCCCCCGCGTACCTGTGGCTGGGACTCGGCATCCTGGCCGCCGCCTCGATCGTCGGTGAGATCGCCAACGTCAACTACTACTCGCTGCTCGACGACGTGGCCACCAAGCGCGACGTCGGCCGGGTTTCCGGCTTCGGCTGGGGCATGGGCTACCTCGGCGGCATCGTGGCGCTGATGGCGCTGTATTTCGGCTTCATCCAGCCCGAGGTGGGGCTGTTCGGGGTCACCGACGCCGGCGGGATGGACATCCGGGTCTCGATGCTTTTCTGCGCGGTGTGGATCGCGCTGTTCACCATCCCGACGTTCGTCGCGCTGCGCGACAAGCCCAAGCAGGCCGCGCCCCGCGTCGGCGTCGTGGCGTCCTACCGGCTGCTGTTCGCGTCGCTGCGTCGGCTCTGGGGCACCAGCCGCAACACCGTCCGGTTCCTGATCGCGTCGGCGCTGTTCCGCGACGGCCTCGCGGGGGTGTTCGCGTTCGGTGCGGTGCTCGCGGCCACCACCTTCGGGTTCTCGGCCGGCCAGGTGATCATCTTCGGCGCCGTCGCCAACGTCGTGGCGGGCGTCTCGACCATCGCCTTCGGCTATCTGGACGACCGGATCGGGCCCAAGCGCGTCATCATGATCTCGCTGGTCGCGCTGTGCGTGTTCGGCGTGGGCGTGTTCGCGCTCCACGACCGCGGCCAGATCGTGTTCTGGACGCTCGGACTGGCCATGTGCGCCTTCGTCGGTCCCGCCCAGTCGGCGTCCCGGTCCTTCCTGGCGCGCCTCATCCCCGAGGGCAGGTCGGGCGAGATCTTCGGGCTCTACGCCACGACCGGGCGCGCGATCTCGTTCCTGTCCCCGGCGCTGTTCGGGCTGGCGATCTTCCTGGGCTCGCTGGCGACCGGGAGCGACAACACCCAGTACTTCGGCATCCTCGGCATCGTCGTAGTGCTGATCGCCGGCCTGGTCATGATGCTGCGCGTCAGCGACCCGGCCGCCGACGAGACCCTCTGA
- a CDS encoding RNA polymerase-binding protein RbpA: MADKALRGHGLGSKSLADPSGVEMAARQEIAFDCPKEHHFSITFAAEAELPTEWECPRCGQMARRSDGVEPEPKEVKPVRTHWDMLRERRSIEELEDILAERLGEIRQEP, from the coding sequence ATGGCAGACAAGGCACTGAGGGGGCACGGTCTGGGCTCCAAGAGCCTCGCCGATCCGTCCGGAGTCGAGATGGCCGCCCGGCAGGAGATCGCGTTCGATTGTCCCAAGGAGCACCACTTCTCCATCACGTTCGCGGCGGAGGCCGAACTCCCCACCGAGTGGGAATGCCCGCGTTGTGGGCAGATGGCGCGCCGCTCCGACGGCGTCGAGCCCGAGCCCAAGGAGGTCAAGCCGGTGCGCACGCATTGGGACATGCTCCGCGAGCGCCGTTCCATCGAGGAACTCGAGGACATCCTCGCCGAGCGGCTGGGCGAGATCCGGCAGGAGCCCTGA
- a CDS encoding FxsA family protein, with the protein MSLSRVTLVVLAVLAVAEIALLAWIAQGIGVGWTLLLLLAGGVVGGLIWRHEGSKAWASLRDAQAHPDEASARMSDAALVLTGGLLFLLPGILSDVVGLMFIIPATRPLARRGVKALFAGITRPYRDQMDLLLAQMDPGSVVEGETVRDPERPDRNTPKPDDPTVIKGEIEP; encoded by the coding sequence ATGTCGCTGTCCCGGGTGACCCTGGTGGTGCTCGCGGTCCTCGCGGTCGCGGAGATCGCGCTGCTCGCCTGGATCGCCCAGGGCATCGGGGTCGGCTGGACCCTGCTGCTCCTGCTCGCCGGCGGGGTCGTCGGGGGCCTGATCTGGCGGCACGAGGGCAGCAAGGCGTGGGCGTCGCTGCGGGACGCGCAGGCGCACCCGGACGAGGCCTCGGCCCGGATGTCCGACGCCGCGCTGGTCCTCACCGGCGGCCTGCTGTTCCTGCTGCCCGGCATCCTCAGCGACGTCGTGGGGCTGATGTTCATCATCCCGGCGACCCGGCCGCTGGCGCGCCGCGGCGTCAAGGCCCTGTTCGCGGGGATCACGCGGCCCTACCGCGACCAGATGGACCTGCTGCTGGCCCAGATGGATCCCGGCTCGGTCGTGGAGGGGGAGACGGTGCGCGATCCCGAGCGTCCCGACCGGAACACGCCGAAGCCCGACGACCCGACGGTCATCAAGGGCGAGATCGAACCCTGA
- a CDS encoding polyprenol monophosphomannose synthase, whose translation MAQPYEGLGRILVIIPTFNEIENVDMITSRLRAAVPQAHLLIADDNSPDGTGKRADELAAADDHIHVVHRQGKEGLGKAYLDAFRWGLDRDYDVLVEHDADGSHQPEELPKLLNALVDADMVKGSRWVRGGSVVNWPKSRELLSRGGSLWTRLWLGIGVKDPTGGLNLFKAPVLRAIIDDISTYGYGFQVDLTWNALQRGYKVVEVPIEFMEREHGVSKMNSDIILEAAVQTARWGVKHRGAQLAELGGTLGEKAAKAGEKAGRFVGAFSRATQDAVRARRAGKGSDS comes from the coding sequence ATGGCACAGCCCTACGAAGGGCTCGGTCGGATCCTGGTGATCATCCCGACCTTCAACGAGATCGAGAACGTCGACATGATCACCTCGCGGCTGCGGGCTGCGGTGCCGCAGGCACACCTGCTCATCGCCGACGACAACTCCCCGGACGGCACGGGCAAGCGCGCCGACGAACTCGCCGCGGCCGACGACCACATCCACGTCGTGCACCGCCAGGGCAAGGAGGGCCTCGGCAAGGCCTACCTGGACGCCTTCCGCTGGGGCCTGGACCGCGATTACGACGTGCTGGTCGAGCACGACGCCGACGGCTCGCACCAGCCCGAGGAACTGCCCAAGCTGCTCAACGCGCTCGTGGACGCCGACATGGTCAAGGGCAGCCGCTGGGTGCGCGGCGGCAGCGTCGTGAACTGGCCCAAGAGCCGCGAACTGCTCTCGCGCGGCGGCTCGCTGTGGACCCGGCTGTGGCTCGGGATCGGCGTCAAGGACCCGACCGGCGGCCTGAACCTGTTCAAGGCGCCCGTGCTGCGCGCGATCATCGACGACATCTCCACCTACGGCTACGGCTTCCAGGTCGACCTGACCTGGAACGCCCTGCAGCGCGGCTACAAGGTCGTCGAGGTGCCGATCGAGTTCATGGAGCGCGAGCACGGCGTCTCCAAGATGAACTCCGACATCATCCTCGAGGCCGCCGTGCAGACCGCGCGCTGGGGCGTCAAGCACCGCGGCGCCCAGCTCGCCGAACTCGGTGGGACGCTGGGGGAGAAGGCCGCGAAGGCCGGCGAGAAGGCGGGCCGCTTCGTCGGCGCGTTCTCCCGTGCCACCCAGGACGCCGTCCGCGCCCGCCGCGCGGGCAAGGGGAGCGACTCCTGA
- the lnt gene encoding apolipoprotein N-acyltransferase, with amino-acid sequence MARTATQPWRLASTRWPAVTLVVLAAVGGLLASLAFAPIGWAPCAVLAVVVLGWCVRRARGLGAALASGWAFGVAFMGTSLIWQTEILILSYAGMTLATSLVYVGVALAGFLTRDLRAWPIFGAAAWSLCEFVISVWPFDGFGWMRLGYTQLDTPLAGLYPLVGAAGVTFVVAALGQVLLALLEAPGWSTGSTVAWVLVAVLAAGAGGSLIRPTSDGEVAVGWVQGGAPGGGVYGLGPARTITYNSRDETAALMRRVDAGELPRPQFIAWPENSTDMDPRADVPTRAAVEEAVAVAGVPILVGSIYEDVAAETRQTVALWWTDAGADLTYAKRNLVPFGEWIPGRDLLLPLIPELRYVGAQSVPGTEPGSFPARLPDGRTVEVGVAICYEVIFPGTLYQAVDAGAQVMIVQSSNAMYQGTNQIAQQFTATRVRAAEMRRTIQVVTTSGVSGLIGPQGQVLRQAPDSVAASGVDVLPLETTPATPAMRLQSWLEYGLSLIAASGMVWGLSRRVAARRGGTMEGKSSPRRA; translated from the coding sequence ATGGCCCGAACCGCGACCCAGCCGTGGCGGCTCGCATCGACCCGCTGGCCCGCCGTCACCCTGGTGGTCCTCGCCGCGGTCGGCGGCCTGCTCGCCTCGCTGGCCTTCGCCCCCATCGGCTGGGCCCCCTGCGCGGTCCTGGCGGTCGTGGTTCTCGGCTGGTGCGTCCGGCGCGCCCGCGGGCTGGGCGCCGCGCTGGCGTCCGGGTGGGCGTTCGGGGTGGCATTCATGGGCACCTCGCTGATCTGGCAGACCGAGATCCTGATCCTGTCGTACGCCGGGATGACGCTGGCCACGTCGCTGGTGTACGTGGGGGTCGCCCTGGCCGGCTTCCTCACCCGCGACCTGCGCGCCTGGCCGATCTTCGGGGCGGCGGCCTGGTCGTTGTGCGAGTTCGTGATCTCCGTGTGGCCGTTCGACGGGTTCGGCTGGATGCGGCTGGGCTACACCCAGCTCGACACCCCGCTGGCGGGTCTGTACCCGCTGGTCGGCGCCGCCGGCGTCACGTTCGTGGTCGCCGCCCTGGGGCAGGTGCTGCTGGCGCTGCTCGAGGCGCCCGGCTGGTCCACCGGGAGCACCGTCGCGTGGGTGCTGGTCGCGGTGCTCGCCGCCGGGGCGGGTGGGAGCCTGATCCGGCCCACCAGCGACGGCGAGGTCGCGGTCGGCTGGGTGCAGGGCGGCGCCCCCGGCGGGGGCGTCTACGGCCTGGGTCCGGCCCGGACGATCACCTACAACTCCCGCGACGAGACGGCGGCGCTGATGCGCCGGGTGGACGCGGGCGAACTGCCCCGGCCCCAGTTCATCGCGTGGCCGGAGAACTCCACCGACATGGACCCGCGCGCGGACGTGCCGACCCGGGCCGCGGTCGAGGAGGCGGTCGCCGTCGCGGGCGTGCCGATCCTGGTCGGGTCGATCTACGAGGACGTCGCCGCCGAGACCCGGCAGACGGTCGCGCTGTGGTGGACCGACGCCGGCGCCGACCTCACCTACGCCAAGCGCAACCTGGTCCCGTTCGGCGAGTGGATCCCGGGCCGCGACCTGCTGCTGCCCCTCATCCCCGAACTGCGCTACGTCGGCGCCCAGTCGGTGCCCGGCACCGAGCCCGGTTCGTTCCCGGCCCGGCTGCCGGACGGCCGCACCGTCGAGGTGGGCGTCGCCATCTGTTACGAGGTGATCTTCCCGGGCACGCTCTACCAGGCCGTGGACGCCGGCGCGCAGGTCATGATCGTGCAGAGCAGCAACGCCATGTACCAGGGCACCAACCAGATCGCGCAGCAGTTCACCGCGACCCGCGTCCGGGCGGCGGAGATGCGGCGCACGATCCAGGTGGTCACCACCTCGGGCGTGTCGGGGCTGATCGGGCCGCAGGGCCAGGTGCTGCGGCAGGCGCCGGACTCGGTCGCGGCGTCCGGGGTGGACGTTCTGCCCCTGGAGACCACCCCCGCGACGCCCGCCATGCGACTGCAGTCGTGGCTGGAGTACGGGCTGTCCCTGATCGCGGCGTCCGGGATGGTGTGGGGCCTGTCGAGGCGGGTCGCGGCGCGTCGGGGTGGAACAATGGAGGGTAAGTCTTCCCCGAGACGCGCTTAA
- a CDS encoding dihydrofolate reductase family protein yields MRELVYYVAVSIDGYIADAHGGFDAFLVEGDHAEVVFGEYADALPVQAHTALGIEPPGTRFDTVLMGWNTLTPALDIGITSPYPHLRQYVATTHPREHDPAITLTTDPLATVRDLKREDGLGIWLCGGGRLAGTLLPEIDRLVLKRNPVVLGSGVPLFGGLPQPARPFALTDVRRFASGVVIEEYAAPRR; encoded by the coding sequence ATGCGCGAACTCGTCTACTACGTCGCCGTCAGCATCGACGGCTACATCGCCGACGCCCACGGAGGGTTCGACGCCTTCCTCGTCGAGGGCGACCACGCCGAGGTCGTGTTCGGCGAGTACGCCGACGCGCTGCCGGTCCAGGCGCACACCGCGTTGGGCATCGAGCCGCCCGGAACCCGGTTCGACACGGTCCTCATGGGCTGGAACACGCTGACCCCCGCCCTGGACATCGGGATCACCAGCCCCTACCCGCACCTGCGCCAGTACGTGGCGACCACCCATCCGCGCGAGCACGACCCGGCGATCACCCTGACCACGGACCCGCTGGCCACCGTGCGCGACCTGAAGCGCGAGGACGGACTCGGGATCTGGCTCTGCGGAGGCGGCCGGCTCGCCGGGACGCTGCTGCCGGAGATCGACCGGCTCGTCCTCAAGCGCAACCCGGTCGTGCTGGGCTCCGGCGTCCCGCTCTTCGGGGGCCTCCCCCAGCCCGCCCGGCCGTTCGCCCTCACCGACGTCCGCCGGTTCGCCTCGGGCGTGGTGATCGAGGAGTACGCCGCGCCGCGCCGGTGA
- a CDS encoding dipeptidase, whose translation MTADLSARISDLLPGVVEDLTALVAIPSVSSLPDRHADVDATVDAVSALLTDLGCDDLEVVREGGQPAIIARFPAPEGQPTVCLYAHLDVQPTGDLALWTTEPFVATRRGDRLYGRGVVDDKAGIAVHLAALRAFDGKPPVGVTLFIEGEEEIGSPTLATILERHSDKLASDVFVICDSGNWQVGTPAFTTALRGLVDLVVRVDTLDHALHSGQFGGVVPDALTTLVRLLATLHDENGDVAVAGLAVAEPFDLDYPEDRMRAEAGLLDGVELVGTGPLADRVWSRPSLTVLAIDATPVADASNTLAPNARAKVSMRIAPNQDPAAAMAALSRHLTEHAPFGAKVTISEGSAGSGTVVEMAGPVADLARAVYSDAFRNPAVDMGQGGSIPMVADFQRAYPDAQILVTGVADPDSRMHGIDESLDLIDLEAAALAEASLLQGLADQTSGRSA comes from the coding sequence ATGACCGCTGATCTCTCCGCCCGCATCTCCGACCTCCTGCCCGGCGTCGTCGAGGACCTGACCGCCCTGGTGGCGATCCCCTCGGTGAGCTCGCTGCCCGACCGCCACGCCGACGTCGACGCGACGGTGGACGCAGTCAGCGCGCTGCTGACCGACCTGGGCTGCGACGACCTGGAGGTGGTCCGCGAGGGCGGCCAGCCGGCGATCATCGCCCGCTTCCCCGCGCCGGAGGGGCAGCCCACGGTCTGCCTGTACGCGCACCTGGACGTCCAGCCCACCGGCGACCTGGCGCTGTGGACCACCGAACCCTTCGTCGCCACCCGCCGCGGCGACCGGCTGTACGGGCGCGGCGTCGTCGACGACAAGGCGGGGATCGCGGTGCACCTGGCCGCGCTGCGCGCGTTCGACGGGAAGCCGCCGGTCGGCGTCACGCTCTTCATCGAGGGCGAGGAGGAGATCGGCTCCCCCACCCTCGCGACGATCCTCGAGCGGCACAGCGACAAGCTGGCGTCCGACGTGTTCGTCATCTGCGACTCGGGCAACTGGCAGGTCGGGACGCCGGCGTTCACCACCGCGCTCCGCGGCCTGGTCGACCTCGTGGTCCGGGTGGACACCCTCGACCACGCCCTGCACTCGGGCCAGTTCGGCGGCGTGGTCCCGGACGCGCTCACCACGCTGGTCCGGCTGCTCGCCACCCTGCACGACGAGAACGGCGACGTGGCGGTGGCGGGCCTGGCCGTCGCCGAGCCGTTCGACCTCGACTACCCCGAGGACCGGATGCGCGCGGAGGCGGGTCTGCTCGACGGGGTCGAGCTCGTGGGCACCGGCCCGCTGGCCGACCGGGTCTGGAGCCGGCCCTCCCTCACCGTCCTGGCCATCGACGCGACGCCGGTGGCGGACGCGTCGAACACGCTGGCTCCCAACGCCCGCGCCAAGGTCAGCATGCGGATCGCGCCCAACCAGGACCCGGCGGCCGCCATGGCCGCGCTGTCGCGGCACCTCACCGAGCACGCGCCCTTCGGCGCGAAGGTGACCATCAGCGAGGGCTCGGCCGGCTCGGGCACCGTCGTCGAGATGGCCGGCCCCGTCGCCGACCTGGCGCGCGCGGTGTACTCGGACGCCTTCCGGAACCCCGCGGTCGACATGGGCCAGGGCGGCTCGATCCCGATGGTGGCGGACTTCCAGCGCGCCTACCCCGACGCGCAGATCCTGGTCACGGGCGTGGCCGACCCCGACTCCCGGATGCACGGCATCGACGAGTCGCTGGACCTGATCGACCTGGAGGCCGCGGCGCTCGCCGAGGCGTCCCTGCTGCAGGGCCTCGCGGATCAGACCAGCGGTCGGTCCGCGTAG
- a CDS encoding Lrp/AsnC family transcriptional regulator encodes MERIDEQIIGLLSRDGRMSYTDLGKATGLSTSAAQQRVRRLEQRGVITGYKAIVDPQALGKLLTGFVSVRLRDDMSEDELPELIADLPEVVSCYSMAGLASYLLKVQVESPADLERVLKEIRHRVSVATETQLVLSVPYADRPLV; translated from the coding sequence GTGGAACGCATCGACGAGCAGATCATCGGACTCCTGTCCCGCGACGGGCGGATGTCCTACACCGACCTGGGCAAGGCGACGGGTCTGTCCACCTCGGCGGCGCAGCAGCGGGTGCGGCGCCTGGAGCAGCGCGGCGTGATCACCGGCTACAAGGCCATCGTCGACCCCCAGGCGCTCGGCAAGCTGCTCACCGGCTTCGTGTCGGTGCGGCTGCGCGACGACATGAGCGAGGACGAGCTCCCCGAGCTGATCGCCGACCTGCCCGAGGTGGTCTCCTGCTACTCGATGGCCGGCCTGGCGAGCTACCTGCTGAAGGTGCAGGTCGAGTCACCGGCCGACCTCGAGCGCGTGCTGAAGGAGATCCGCCACCGGGTCAGCGTCGCCACCGAGACCCAGCTGGTGCTGAGCGTCCCCTACGCGGACCGACCGCTGGTCTGA